The DNA segment GAACTCCAGTAATTCGTAAATCTCCATGACATTGGCCACCATATTGGCCAGCTTGATATCCCCTTCATGGCCCCGGATTTCCTTGATCCGGGAAATAAAAATGCCCCAGCCCGCCGATGAAATATAGTCCACCCCTGCCAGATCGAGGACTATTTTATAGCGATTACGGTTTAGAAGCCGGTCCAGAACCTCTTCCAGTTGAGTCGCGGTCAAGGTGTCAATGACACCGTCGACCCGGATCACTGAAATATTTTCGTCGCGGCCGCTTTCGGAAACAGATATTTTTATATTTTCCATAACTTAGTTCTTATAAATTCGGAACTAACGGAAAAATGAACAATAAATGCCCTTCTGGCAAGCCCTTTTTAGCCCCGGATCTTTTTATTTATGCTATTCGACGGTTTTTGTTTCGAGAGCGGTATCCTTCGGCTTTTTCCCATCCTCAACCGAAACAGTGATAAAGGTGATATCATCGGCTTGGGTCGCCAGACCGCAATGGTTGTCCAGATCGGCCAGAATAATTTCCGAAATCTGTTTGGGATCGGCGGTGGAACCGTTCCGGACCTGTTCCTTGAAGATATTAAGAAGTCTCTCAAGACCATATTTTTCGTTGGCCCGGTTCATTGCCTCGGTTACCCCATCGGAATATATGAACAGCCGGTCGCCGGCATTGAGATGAATAAACTGTTGCTTGAGTTTTTCCGAAAAAGCGTTCCTGCCTTCAAGAGGCAAACCCAGCGGAACCCCGGGCGGATTGATAAACCCGGCCTCCCGTTTATTACCATTGAGATAAATGAGAGGATTGTGCCCGGCCGATACAAAGTTGAGTTTCTTTGTCCGGGCGTTGTACACGGCCAGAAAAATAGTGATAAAGATCCCCGGCGGAATATCACCTTTGATGTAATTATCAACCGTCACCAGGATATCATGCGAGGAAGTTTTGCCTTTGGCATAAATCCGAATCACCGTTCTCAAGACCGACATAATCAACGAGGCCGGAATACCCTTGCCGGAGACATCGGCTACCAGCAGGCAAAAATTGTCCTCATCGATTTTAAAAACATCATACAGGTCACCGCTGATTCGCGAAGCCGCCCGATAAAAGGTATCCAGCGCCAGACCGGGAATTTCGGGTAATTTTTCCGGAAGCAATGTCTTCTGAATCTGCCCCGCCACCTCGATCTCCTTGGCCACCCGTTCCCGTTCGACAATATTGGCCCGATCGCGCCTTAAACGACTCATCATTTCGTTCAAGGCCTTGGATATTTCGAAATATTCCTCGACTCCCTCCAGCGGAAGCTCCGTTTCGATATCCCCGGAACTGAATTTCCTGACCCGTTGCACGATCCGGACGATGGGACTTACAAAATAACTGGACAGCAGATAAATTCCCCCGATGCCGAAAGCCAGCCCGATAATCGTCAGAGCGATAATTTTCCGGCGCTCATTATTGACCAGATCGGCCACCCAGCGATCGGTATAGGCAATATGAACCTTGCCGATCACCCTGTTTCCGCTTTTAATATCGTTGACTAAATAGTGAAACCTGTCCCCATTGCTCTCGAATGCCTGAGGCAGACCGATAATTTCCGGATTTACGCCCGGCGGAGGTTCATATGACCGGTGTAAATTGCGGATATCCCGGGAATCGGCCAGGATACTGCCGCCGTTGTCGGTCAGGACAACCATCTGGAATTCCCGGTTCGCCCGCTGATAACTGGCCACCAGTTCATCGAACTCCACGTCCGAACGGCGGTTTAAAATATAACCCGAGGCCTGGTCGGCAATCGTTTTCGATAGCGAACCGACCGTATCATGCAGATGGCTGTAAATATTGCCGGTGGTCCGGGAGTCGATGATATAATAAGCCGAACCGATGATCACCAGCATGACCAAAAACGTATAAAGCGAAAATTTGACCCGCAGGGTGAACATCCGTCCCATGAACAACCGGGCTTTCTCCGGTTGCATGGAAATCAGTTTGGTCATCCGCAATTCGTTGAAACCGGGCGTCGAAAGATATTCCACTGAGTCCATGATCTTTTTTATCATGTAAAAACCCAGCCCCCCTTTGCGGCCCGATTCGACCAGCTTCTGTAAATCCAGTTTCCCGCCGCTTTCGGGATGAAACGACCGGCCGTTATCCATCAGGGAAAAAATAATCCGTTTCTTGAAAACGACAATGCGGATCCTGACCCGCCCTTTTTCATAAAGATAGGCATGACGGATTATATTGGTAACACCTTCCTCGATCGCCAGGGTCACCGCTCCGACATCCTTTCGCGACAGGCCGCCATTGATACAGCTTTCCCGCACAAAACTCAATATCGCCGGCAACGAGTTTTCCTCAGCCTCGTATTCGGCGTTGATCTCTCTGACGGGCCTTGATAACATAAAATGAATATCATTTGCCGGGGCCGGATGTTCAATATAAAAAGCCCCATTGGCGAAGTATCTCGAATAAACTTATTCTTTTGACTGTAACCTTAACCGGGCCTGCTTAATATTATTCAGCGTCTGTTCATTGCCGGGATAGAATTTCAATACCTCTTCCCAGAGTTCGATGGCCCTTTCATATTCGCCGTTGCGGTAGTACTCCAGGGCGTTCAAATATATTTTCCAGACTGATTCATCTTTCTCCAGATCCTCCTGGACACTGGGCTGCTGCCGCAACGAAACTATCTTGCGCAAGTACTCCTGGGCCACCAGGTTATCCGGGGAAATCCGGATCACTTCGTTAAACTGGCCTTCGGCCGATGACAACCGTCCCAGATAGAATGATTCCACGCCCTTGCTGATCATCCGGGCCACATCTATTTTGGTCCCGACTCGACCCTTAAGCTTCTTGATGGTCAAATCATCCGGAGACAGCTCCAGAATCAGGTCGTAAGCCGTGATGGCATCCGAAAGACGTCCCTCTTTCTCGGCCCGATCGGCCCGGTCGAGCAATTCAATCAGCCGTTCTTCAACCGCCCGATTCAGCATTAATTTAAAATCGTTGAGCCGCGATGATTCAGGCTCCATCTTTTGCGCCAGCCCGATAATCGCCCGGGCGGCGACATAGCGTCCCTGGTTGAAAAAGGCGGCGGCCTGCTGATAGTAATTGTCAAGCAGGATATTCTGCAATTCTTCGTCTGAAATTTCGGCCTGTTGCTCCTGAATCAACTGGCGCCGATGGGCATCGATAGCCGCGATCTTCTCCAGGACTTCCGGGCTGTCTTCGCGGTAGGCCAGGGCCCGATGGTAATATACATAGGCCGAATCGAATTCATCATTGTTATAAAAGCGGTCGGCCAGGTAATTGTAATATTTGAATTGCTCCTGACGATCATTCAAAATCAAATAACTGCCGTGGGCATCCGCCAGCTCAGTCTCACGTCTCAATTTCTCCGATACCGAAACTCCGAATCGGAAAGAAAAACCGAAGCGATGAGAATCGGTGATTCCGTCCATAATGCGATAAGCATAATCGAACCGCACCCGATGATAGTGCAAACCCAGTCCGAAGGCCATATTATCACGATCATAACCGATCCGGAAATCGACCACATCGCGGTAATTCGTTTCCAGTCCGGTATGAAGTTTAACCGATCTTTCCTCCGGTTTTTCCAGAGCCAGGTTGAAATTATGATATAGATTCCGGAATATCCTGATATCTTTTATCCCGATCCCGAACATGATCGTATGCGGTTGAGTCTCCAGTTTTTCATTCAGCCGAAGCCGCGGAGGAATAATATCCTGGAAAATAATCCCGGCCGAAATTTTCCTTGTCAACGGCCGGTAAAAGGAAACATCCAGCCCGACCCCGTAGCTGGAATTATTGTCCAGCGACTGATTGACTATTTTCAGGGCCGAGCCCACATAAAAACCGCCCTCCAGACGCCGTCCGTACCCCAGAATTAACTGGACAATATGGTACCCGAAAGTGCCTTCTTCACTCCATTCCACCCGCCGGACAATATCATCCGTTCCAAGCCGCATAAACGATAACCCGAAACCGCCCAGCCTGGGATGAGGGTAGGCGAATGATGCGGCATCGAACATCGACCCTTCAAAAAGGGTGGCGTGCATGAAACCGAATTCCTGCTCCTCCAGCGTGGCCAGCACCGCCTGATTCCAGAAAATAGCTGTCGCATCATCGACCAGACCGACCATCCCACCGCCCATGCCTACCGATCGGGCTCCCGATCCGATAGAAAACTGCGACTCCCGGCCGCCGTCATCGCCCAGCGCCGGACCCGACCCGATAATTATCAGGCCGGTTAGAATCAATATCGCTATCGAACGGCCCGTCATTTCATCACCGCCAGCTTCAATCTGTATGTTTCATCACATTCAGCCAGTTTGATTACCACTACGTACACCCCGTTCAAAACCATCCGCCCCTCGGAATTGTAACCATCCCAGAAAACCCGGTTCTGCCCCTGCCGCCCCCCTTCACTGCCGGCCGGGTAAGAAATCTCATAGACCTTTTCCCCTATCAGGGTATAGAGGGTCATGGTAACCTCGCTGTCCGCATCAAGAATATATCCGATTTCAGCCGGACCTTCCAGCGGATTGAAAGGATTATTGCGAATCAGCAGAGAGTTCTCCAACCCCGGTTTGACGACCACATAGCTTTCGCTGATCAAATAGCTGTCACCGCTTTCACCGCGGATTGGAACCAGTTGATTAATCCTCGGCCCGGCGGCAAAGATGGCTCGTATGTCCCGCCGGTCGATGTACAGTTTGAAACTTGCAAACGGAATATTCTCCCGGAACTTCGCCATCAGACTGATGGTATCCGATATTCCCGGATCAAGGACATAATCATCGAAGGCCAATACCAGCCGTCCGCTGTCTATAACCGCCGATGTAAGAAGCACATCATCCTGCATAAAACCGGATTCGGCCAGGACGAGAATATCATCCGGTGCAATATGAAGACCGTTCTTGTCAGTAAATTCTATGGTGATAGTAATCAACTCGACCACATTCAACTGGTTTTCGGTATCATTTTTCAGTTTCAGCACCAGCAACTCACCGGTGGTTCCTTCTCGAATCAGCGACGTCGCACCCGCCACGGCATCGACAACCAGTTCCGCGTCGCCGGGCTCGACCACAATCGGGAAAGAAATAGAATCGGTATTCACCAGGGCCGGCTGACCGGTATTGCGATCAAGCGGCATTCGGCTGACTTTCAAAATGAATTCAGTCGATAATGATTGGGCCGGGGCGGTAAGTTCGAAAACCAGGGTACTGCCGGTCTCCACATCCTCGCTCACCGAATCGGTTACGCCGAAATCATAGCCGCCGGTCAAGAGCGTTATTTCCCCGTCACCGGCCGCCGCTTCGCCCAGATTATGCAGTTCGGCTTCGACCGAAAAGGTCTGATAGTAATCGACATAGGACCCGCTGGTATTCCTGAGTGCATAGCGCAGGTCTATTTCGGCCGGGGATTGCACTGATACCGCCACCGTATTATCCAGCGGTGAAAGAATCACCGCCCCCGAAGCCTCGATTACCGACCGATAAATCAACAACGGGGTTGAATAATCCGGCGCGGTTATATTGAATGAATTACCCACCACGGAACTGGACGGAATGGAAATTCCATGCTTTTCGGCATAAGTGACCAATCCGTTTTCGGACTGGATATAGATCGAAATCGAATCAATCGTGGCATCGGACAGATTTTCCACGCTGACGGAAATCGAAAACGGCTGATTGTAATTGACAAATGGAGGATTGTACGTATTCAGGTCGGTGGAGATAATTTGCAGCCATGATGGAACAACCGTCTGGTCCGAAACCACTATCGTTTCATCACCGAATAGAATCGTATCGAGCCGGCGGGAATAAAGCTCGGCACCGTTTAAGATCATTCCCGGATAAAGTTCCTCACCCACCAGGCTTTCGGGTATATATATCGCCCCGGTTCGGATACGGTTGATACCGGGATGCAATTTTGTCGGATCGACCGGGAAGGCCGAAAGAATCCCCCCCTGATGCTGCAATTCGAATCGGGATAACACCGGATCAAGTAAAATATCGGCGGAACCATCAAGAACCAGATCGAATTCAAAAGACTGAGCCGTATCATACAACAGAGTCAAAGGCGACAGGGTATTTGAAACGTATTCCGGATTGGAACGATATTCGACACGAACCGAACCGAAATTCTCCAGTTGTTCAAAATAAATTAACGGTTCGACAGCCGGATAAATATAACCCGACAGCATCAGCCCGGCAGACAATGGATCCGAAAGACCGTATTCTTTTAAATCGGGGATGTCCACGTTTTCGAACCTGACCGACATGACGTTATCAAGAATTTCAACCGACTTGGTTTCCGCCGCCAGTGGTATCGGGTCAGATTGGGGGATTTCCAGATCAAGTTGCAGATTCGAAATATACGCGACCTCCGGCAAACCAGATCCGATTAAATTGAATCTCATCTCCAGCATCGCCAGAGTCGATGGAGTCAAAAGTGTATCGCACGATAAGGATCCGGCAACAAATTCGAGCCGTGATGGTGCGATCGGTTCAACCCGGTATGATTCGATATAATCAGCGGTTATTATGGCGCTATAAGCGAAATATTCCGATTCAATCCCGATTACCACCGAGTCCTCTTCTGCGGGCAAAAGCTCCCCGGTGGGAATGGCAGTTTGAAACGTCAGAAATTTACCCGGCTCGGGCATCTGATCCGGCTTATATATTGCCAGACACTGGACGGGACAGGATTTGAAATAAGCCCGGATTGTCATTGCCTCGGGAGTCAGGTTCCCGTTATTGAATACCGTCAGATTGATTATATAATCCCGACCGATATAGGCATAGCCGGAAACTTCCCCGGCCATATCGAATTCCATGTTATTGAAAGTAATTTTAATCGGATACGACAGCACTTCTCCGGCTATCGCGCTCAGCCGGACCTCTCCCGCTTCTCCCTCAAATATAATATATTCAGACGCCAGATCAGCCACCCCATCGGTAAAATCGAAAACATTATCGAGAATCGATGGTGAGAGAGTCCCCCGATCTGTATTCAGTTCGACCGGCGTCTGTGAAGCATCGAAATCAGTTTTGATATTTCCGAATTTATCCATAGCCGTAAGAGTTGCCGGACCCAGAAGCGGTTGACCTACAAACTGCGACTCGGCCAATTCCATGACCAGTTCCGCGGCCTCACCGGGATAAACCTCAATATTGAGATTCCGGCTGAATTGCTCCGTTGCGGCCGTCAGTTCCGCAATACCGGCCCGATACAGATAAATAACCGCTGAACCGGTCCCATGCTGAACATAGATATCATTGATCACCGGTTCAAAACCGCCCGGTGAAATTCCATCATTCAAAAGGGTCAGCGAAATTATGCCTTCCGCCGGTTGCCCATTTTCATCGACTGCCCCGGTTATAGATATAAGAGCGGTTTTCCCGGCCATAATTGTTGATGAATATTCGAGTTCAAAGGAGACAATCGGCCCGACTTCCCCCGAAACCGTGATATACCCGGTGGAACCGGTCCGGAAACCATCCGTTACAGTAAGTCGCTGATACCCGGCCGCCCCCAGTTGAAACAGACTTCCTTCAAAGGAATGAACACCGGAATCGGCAACAGTGAAATAATAAGGATTACCTGCATCATAGTAAAAAACCGCCAGGGGATCCACGGCCGTAAAATAGGCCGGACCATCATAATCGGTTTTCAGATTATCAAAGGCGTCATACACTTCGACCACCACCGGCGATGGGAAAACCTGCCCCGACGGAACATACGGAGGATACTCGGTAATTTCAAAATGATTGATTTCCCCCGGCCGGACCGCTATTAGCCCTGATCGGGCCGTCAATCCCATGTACTCCGCCTGAATCCGCCCGGTCCCGACTTTGGTGACAAACAGGTTCCCCCCGGATATCAATCCAATCGGATCCGAATCGGCCGTCAGGGACCATTCATATTCAATATTTCGAATCTCATTGCCCAGCCGATCCCGGGCAATGGCCCGGAACAGCTGGCTCTGCCCGGCTTTCAACCACAGCGGTTGATCCGGCCTTATCGATAAAGAAACCGGGACATCCGGAATTATATCGAAATATTGCGAGGCGGTCGGCCCGGAGACGATCTGCAGATAGCGATTAAAAATAATCCCATAAAGCCGGTATTGCCTGGCCACCGGGGTATTCCCCACCGAATTAAGCGTAAAGGTCATTACCGTTCCGGGAGGAGGCGATTGTCCGGCCTTAAAGGTAAAGGCGATCGACCGGCCGAATATGAAAGTCCTGTATATCTCCAGATTCCCGCCTTCATGATTATCATCAATATTTATGCTTACAATCCCCGACAAATCGAAATTCGGCGGGAATGTGAACATCAATCCGCCCTTATAAGGAATTCCGGTTTGGGGCAAAGTTATATCGATAGTGTAGATATCAGAGTTGCCGGCTATTCCCGATGACGGCGTTACCACTATCTGACCGGCCGGCGGGCAACCGACTCCGGCCGCAAGGATTACCGTTTCTCCATTGCCTTCCCATGATTGCAATTCCTGCAATGAATCGGGTAACTCATATACGATTTCCTGAGCATAACCGTATGACAGGATGAGAAGGATAAAAAGTGGGGCAAAAATCAATATTCTCAATTGGCTAGCCATAATTATAGCGGTCATTCACCCGTGAAAAAGCAAAGACAGTACCTTTCTACAAACAAAAATTGACCGATTCCAAATAACTTTATACTTAAATAAATACTTTATGTAATTGTAGTATCCGACTGGATGTCAGCATAATAACAGGTTGACATTTCATTCATTAAATTCAATAATGAAATGCCCGAAAGAAGGATGTGAAAAATCAGTTTTGAGAGAGAATAATGCGCATAATGATGCGCAATATGTGCATGTCAATGCGGTTTTGCCGCTCTTTTATCTAACACGTTTTTCGGCCGATTGAACCGTGTTGGCCAGCAACATGGCAATCGTCATCAGCCCCACTCCCCCGGGAACAGGGGTAATAAACGAGGCCTTCTCCAGACAACCTTCGTAATCGACATCGCCGATAATCCGGTATCCTTTATCATTTGATTGATCCTCGATACGGTTAATCCCGACATCAATTATCACCACCCCTTCTTTGACCATATCGGCTGTAACAAAACGAGGTTGCCCGATAGCGGCAATAAGAATATCCGCCCGACGACAGACATCCCTTATATTAGTGGTCCGGGAATGGCAAAAAGTTACTGTGGCATTGGCTGTCCTGGCTTTCTGCAGGAGTATCACCCCGATCGGTTTGCCGACAATATTGGACCGCCCCAGTACCACTACTTCCTTACCGGCCGGATCGATATCATAGCGACGCATCAATTCCACGATTCCGTACGGGGTGCAGGGCAGGAAGGTCGGGTGCCCCTGAAGAAGCATTCCGAAATTGAATGGATGCAACCCATCGACATCCTTGGCCGGATCAATACGAAGAATCACATCCTTTTCTTTAAGATGTCCCGGAAGCGGCAACTGCACCAAAATTCCATCGATATCTTTCCGCCCGTTCAACTCCAGGACAATTTTCTCCAATTCTTCCTGGGTGATATCG comes from the Candidatus Zixiibacteriota bacterium genome and includes:
- a CDS encoding SpoIIE family protein phosphatase produces the protein MLSRPVREINAEYEAEENSLPAILSFVRESCINGGLSRKDVGAVTLAIEEGVTNIIRHAYLYEKGRVRIRIVVFKKRIIFSLMDNGRSFHPESGGKLDLQKLVESGRKGGLGFYMIKKIMDSVEYLSTPGFNELRMTKLISMQPEKARLFMGRMFTLRVKFSLYTFLVMLVIIGSAYYIIDSRTTGNIYSHLHDTVGSLSKTIADQASGYILNRRSDVEFDELVASYQRANREFQMVVLTDNGGSILADSRDIRNLHRSYEPPPGVNPEIIGLPQAFESNGDRFHYLVNDIKSGNRVIGKVHIAYTDRWVADLVNNERRKIIALTIIGLAFGIGGIYLLSSYFVSPIVRIVQRVRKFSSGDIETELPLEGVEEYFEISKALNEMMSRLRRDRANIVERERVAKEIEVAGQIQKTLLPEKLPEIPGLALDTFYRAASRISGDLYDVFKIDEDNFCLLVADVSGKGIPASLIMSVLRTVIRIYAKGKTSSHDILVTVDNYIKGDIPPGIFITIFLAVYNARTKKLNFVSAGHNPLIYLNGNKREAGFINPPGVPLGLPLEGRNAFSEKLKQQFIHLNAGDRLFIYSDGVTEAMNRANEKYGLERLLNIFKEQVRNGSTADPKQISEIILADLDNHCGLATQADDITFITVSVEDGKKPKDTALETKTVE
- a CDS encoding PorV/PorQ family protein produces the protein MTGRSIAILILTGLIIIGSGPALGDDGGRESQFSIGSGARSVGMGGGMVGLVDDATAIFWNQAVLATLEEQEFGFMHATLFEGSMFDAASFAYPHPRLGGFGLSFMRLGTDDIVRRVEWSEEGTFGYHIVQLILGYGRRLEGGFYVGSALKIVNQSLDNNSSYGVGLDVSFYRPLTRKISAGIIFQDIIPPRLRLNEKLETQPHTIMFGIGIKDIRIFRNLYHNFNLALEKPEERSVKLHTGLETNYRDVVDFRIGYDRDNMAFGLGLHYHRVRFDYAYRIMDGITDSHRFGFSFRFGVSVSEKLRRETELADAHGSYLILNDRQEQFKYYNYLADRFYNNDEFDSAYVYYHRALAYREDSPEVLEKIAAIDAHRRQLIQEQQAEISDEELQNILLDNYYQQAAAFFNQGRYVAARAIIGLAQKMEPESSRLNDFKLMLNRAVEERLIELLDRADRAEKEGRLSDAITAYDLILELSPDDLTIKKLKGRVGTKIDVARMISKGVESFYLGRLSSAEGQFNEVIRISPDNLVAQEYLRKIVSLRQQPSVQEDLEKDESVWKIYLNALEYYRNGEYERAIELWEEVLKFYPGNEQTLNNIKQARLRLQSKE
- the folD gene encoding bifunctional methylenetetrahydrofolate dehydrogenase/methenyltetrahydrofolate cyclohydrolase FolD; amino-acid sequence: MEATIIDGKKISGEIKEELQRKVAELKKKGVTPGLAAVLVGDDPASQSYVRGKAKACEKIGIFSEVIRKPADITQEELEKIVLELNGRKDIDGILVQLPLPGHLKEKDVILRIDPAKDVDGLHPFNFGMLLQGHPTFLPCTPYGIVELMRRYDIDPAGKEVVVLGRSNIVGKPIGVILLQKARTANATVTFCHSRTTNIRDVCRRADILIAAIGQPRFVTADMVKEGVVIIDVGINRIEDQSNDKGYRIIGDVDYEGCLEKASFITPVPGGVGLMTIAMLLANTVQSAEKRVR